A region of Vitis vinifera cultivar Pinot Noir 40024 chromosome 15, ASM3070453v1 DNA encodes the following proteins:
- the LOC100257462 gene encoding endoglucanase 1-like: MPNQVVDNVHEAIRWATDYLLKASAQLPHALYVQPTTSAGYGQRIWTLHERCTRSPSDPGSDVAGETAAALAASSCVFKHLDAHYSKTLLETAEKAFNFANRHRAKYSDSLHSAVCLFYCSYSGYLDELQWAAAWLYQATKNSSYLQYAISTAAENDCDAFSWDNKLPGTRYSLVADGGDKSAARFGEEAKRYICSVLPNLQYTPGGLMYKMNATNLQYVTTSTFLFTAYINYILGDNPKGMSYMVGYGEKYPQRIHHRGSSLPSLQQKSKPFGCGDAFQSYYYTSEPNPNILILIGAVVGGANHDDEFCDDRDNYAQSEPATYINAPLVGSLAYLAASFGS; encoded by the exons ATGCCTAACCAGGTGGTGGACAACGTGCATGAAGCCATACGTTGGGCTACTGATTACCTCCTCAAGGCCTCTGCTCAGCTGCCACACGCTCTCTATGTTCAG CCGACCACAAGTGCTGGGTACGGCCAGAGGATATGGACACTCCACGAACGGTGTACAAGGTCACCATCAGATCCTGGATCAGATGTTGCGGGTGAAACAGCTGCTGCACTTGCTGCTTCTTCTTGCGTCTTCAAACATCTTGACGCTCACTACTCTAAGACACTCTTAGAAACTGCAGAGAAGGCTTTCAATTTTGCCAACAGGCATAGGGCCAAATACAGTGACTCCCTCCACTCTGCTGTCTGTCTTTTCTACTGCTCATACTCTGGCTacctt GATGAACTACAATGGGCTGCAGCATGGCTTTATCAGGCTACCAAAAATTCTTCCTACCTCCAGTATGCCATTTCCACAGCAGCTGAAAACGATTGTGACGCGTTCAGTTGGGATAACAAGCTGCCAGGAACTAGG TATTCATTGGTAGCAGATGGGGGAGATAAATCTGCTGCCAGATTCGGTGAGGAAGCAAAGAGGTATATATGCAGCGTGTTACCCAACTTGCAATATACACCAGGTGGACTTATGTACAAGATGAATGCCACCAATTTACAGTATGTGACAACCTCAACTTTTCTATTCACTGCCTAT ATAAATTACATACTTGGTGACAACCCAAAAGGAATGTCATACATGGTCGGGTATGGGGAGAAATATCCTCAGAGGATCCACCATAGAGGCTCTTCCTTGCCTAGTCTTCAACAGAAATCTAAGCCCTTTGGTTGTGGCGATGCTTTCCAGTCCTACTACTACACTTCTGAACCAAATCCTAACATCTTAATCTTAATTGGAGCAGTTGTTGGGGGGGCCAACCATGATGACGAGTTCTGCGATGATCGAGATAACTATGCCCAATCAGAGCCTGCAACATACATCAATGCACCTCTAGTTGGAAGCTTAGCATACTTGGCTGCAAGCTTTGGATCCTAG
- the LOC100262587 gene encoding pentatricopeptide repeat-containing protein At5g15010, mitochondrial has translation MWKISTRPPTRLVAFSLLLRSHVPIQSPKPILVSIDFWPSPTQTRTPTQPLPSAPTLFSSLRYCSNNVNGNSDTNNGENGEFVRRIVDILQEPGSSMSLVKHKLESCGVAASSELVVEVLSRVRNHWEAAFTFFLWAAKQPGYAHSLRAYHSMISILGKMRKFDTAWALIDEMRGGRTGTSLVTPHTLSIMIRRYCAVHDVGKAINTFYAHKQFKFGVGIEEFQNLLSALCRYKNVQDAEQLLFCNRNVFPFDTKSFNIILNGWCNVIGSMREAERFWREMSNRGIQRDVVSYSSIISCYSKVTNLNKVLKLFNQMKEMEIAPDRKVYNAVVHALAKASFVKEALNLMKAMEGKGIAPDSVTYNSLIKPLSRARKINEAKEVFDEMLQRGLSPTIRTYHAFFRILKSGEEVFMLLEKMKETGCHPDKDTYIMLIRRFCRWRQLDNVFKLWSEMSENGVGPDRSSYIVLIHGLFLNGKLEEAYKYYIEMKEKQFLPEPKTEDMLQAWISGKETADVRMIDLKDNQSDHGQSSKKTLVTSKNVDLGRDFRQQPETRKVTRERGFSFWE, from the coding sequence ATGTGGAAAATATCAACAAGGCCGCCTACCAGGCTTGTCGCTTTCTCTCTTCTGCTTCGTTCCCATGTTCCCATTCAATCTCCCAAGCCCATCCTCGTTTCTATTGATTTTTGGCCTTCTCCCACTCAAACCCGCACcccaactcaacctctcccgaGTGCCCCAAccctcttctcttctctccGTTATTGCTCCAACAATGTAAATGGGAATTCAGACACCAACAATGGAGAAAACGGGGAATTCGTGAGGAGGATTGTGGACATATTACAGGAACCAGGGAGCAGTATGTCCTTGGTGAAACATAAGCTTGAGAGCTGCGGCGTTGCTGCCTCATCGGAATTGGTGGTGGAGGTCCTTTCCCGGGTCCGCAATCACTGGGAAGCAGCATTTACCTTTTTTCTGTGGGCTGCCAAGCAGCCTGGTTATGCGCATTCCCTGCGCGCATACCACTCAATGATTTCCATTTTGGGCAAAATGAGAAAGTTCGACACTGCTTGGGCCTTGATTGATGAGATGAGAGGAGGTAGGACCGGCACTTCTCTTGTCACTCCGCACACCCTCTCCATCATGATCAGGAGATACTGCGCTGTCCATGATGTCGGAAAGGCTATAAACACTTTTTATGCTCACAAGCAGTTTAAGTTTGGTGTTGGGATCGAAGAATTCCAAAACCTTTTGTCCGCCCTTTGCCGATACAAAAACGTTCAAGATGCTGAGCAGCTGCTATTTTGCAACAGAAATGTTTTCCCCTTTGATACCAAGAGCTTCAACATTATTCTTAATGGATGGTGCAATGTGATTGGTAGCATGCGTGAGGCTGAGAGATTTTGGAGGGAGATGAGCAACAGAGGAATCCAAAGGGATGTAGTCTCATACTCCAGTATCATATCTTGCTACTCTAAAGTCACTAACCTTAATAAGGTGCTCAAGCTTTTCAACCAGATGAAGGAAATGGAAATTGCTCCAGACAGGAAAGTTTATAATGCAGTTGTTCATGCTCTTGCTAAAGCTAGTTTTGTGAAAGAAGCTCTCAATCTCATGAAAGCAATGGAAGGCAAGGGTATTGCTCCAGACTCTGTTACTTATAACTCATTGATCAAGCCTCTGTCTAGGGCCAGGAAAATAAATGAAGCCAAAGAGGTGTTTGATGAGATGTTGCAGCGGGGCCTTTCCCCCACAATTAGGACTTACCATGCCTTCTTTCGGATTCTAAAGTCAGGAGAAGAAGTGTTTATGCTCTTGGAGAAGATGAAAGAGACAGGCTGCCACCCAGATAAAGATACTTACATCATGTTGATCAGAAGATTTTGTCGATGGCGCCAACTTGATAATGTCTTTAAGCTGTGGAGTGAGATGAGTGAGAATGGAGTTGGTCCTGATCGTAGCTCATATATTGTGCTGATACATGGGCTGTTTTTGAATGGAAAGCTGGAAGAAGCATACAAGTATTATATAGAGATGAAGGAAAAGCAATTTTTGCCAGAACCAAAGACAGAAGATATGCTTCAGGCTTGGATTTCAGGTAAGGAAACTGCAGATGTGCGGATGATAGATTTAAAAGACAATCAATCAGATCATGGCCAGTCTAGCAAAAAAACCCTAGTCACCTCCAAGAATGTTGATTTGGGAAGAGATTTTCGCCAACAACCTGAGACCCGAAAAGTTACAAGAGAGAGAGGCTTTTCATTCTGGGAATAG